The Alkalibacter saccharofermentans DSM 14828 region GGATTATCCTTCGTCTATAATAGCCATGTCAGGTGCTGTATTGCTGCTTCTTATAAGCGGAGCAGATGTTGAAGAGATATTCAAAAGCGTGGAATGGCCCACTATATTCTTTTTCGCCGGATTGTTCATTTTAGTCGGCGGCCTTGAAAAAGTTGGAGTAATACATTTTATGGCAGAAGGGATACTCGACTTCACAGAAGGACATTTTATACTGACTGCTATCGTAATATTGTGGGGTTCGGCAATAATGTCATCATTTTTGGACAACATACCCTTTGTAGCAACTTTAATACCTCTGATAATTGCAATCGGTGAAAACAGTCCTGCTGATATTACGCCCCTTTGGTGGGCCATCTCTCTAGGGGCATGCCTAGGAGGCAATGGAACCTTAATTGGAGCATCAGCAAACGTAGTTGTGGCAGGTATTGCAGAAAGACAAGGACATAAACTTGGTTTTACAAGGTACATGAAGGTGGGATTTCCCCTTATGATACTGTCGATTGCAATATCAACAGTATATCTGCTTGTTTTTTATTTACTTTAACCAAAAAATATTTAGTTTAACGGGAGGTAAAATAAAATGGATTATAATTTAATCGATCAAGATACCGCAGTTATGCTTTTGCGTCAAATGGGTGCCAAAGTCCATACAAATCATGGACTTATATGCAAGGTTGAGTTTTCAAAAGAAGACATAGATGTAGAATACATTTACACTGTCAGCAGAAAGAATGAATTCATGCTTCAAAGAATAAAGCCCTATCCATTGGGAGCGGGCATGTTCACAACAATAAACGACCTTGTCGAGTACATAAAATACGACATAGACAGACTCTCCAATGCCTCGAACAGCAAGATGTTCGGCATGTTTGTTTCGGAAAATAAAAAGCTGAATAGAATAGTATACTATCTTGAATCCTTGTTTCTACATTACAATGTGCCCAGGGATGACATGCGGGAATTGGATGAGATGATAGAAGAGCTCGAAAAGAAGATTGTGGGACTAACCCACAATTGCCCTGAAATTAAAATCAAATAAACAAGGGGTTTAGTTTATGAATTCATAAACTAAACCCCTTTAATGCTTCCATGACCTTGTCAGGAAAATTGGTGATAATTGAATTGACGTTTAAATCTGCAAGTTTTTTTGCATCCCTCCGCCGGTTTACCGTGTAGACATTAAGTGGCATATGATGCTTTAAACTCTCCTCGATTAAATCTTTATCCACAGTTTTATAATGTGGATGATATGCATCGGCACCCACAAATTCCCGTGAGTACCTGCAAGGATCTATCATGGAGGATCCGCTCAATACTCCCGTTTTGATTTTAGGGTCAAGAGATTTAAGTCTCTTGATGCCGTGATGGTCGAAGGAAGATATGAGAAACTTACCTTTGACTGAAATGCGGGAAATTTCTTCTAAAAGATTTTCTTCTATATACGGATACAACCTGCTACCGGCTTTGATTTCTATGTTTATTAGAATATCCTCAGTTTTAAGAAATTCCAAAACTTTTATGAGTTCAGGAATCTGTTGATGCTTATATGCATCAGAAAACCAACTGCCGGCATCGAGGTTTTTAATATCGCTGTAATCAAAATCCTTGATGCGCCCCTTTTCGCCGGTTGTTCTCTTTAAAGTAAAATCGTGGATGACCACAAGCCGGTTATCCTTTGTCATGTGCACATCTAGCTCGATGCCGTCGCTATTTAATTCAAGAGCTTTCTCAAAAGAAGCAAATGTGTTTTCCGGTGCATAACCGCTAGCACCACGATGGGCTATTACCAAAGTCAATAAAATCACCTCATAAACAGTATATCACAGCTGATTTTTTATATTGTTAAAGTATAAGCAAAAAAAAGAAAAAATAATTGATATAAGTTATCAATTAGTATATAATATCGATAGAATCAATCGAAAGGAAGATGATTATGACGATTATCGACTTGAAACCAGGACAATCGGGAGAGATATTAGAACTGGAACTGGATAGAAAAATGAAAAATAAATTGATGGAAATGGGGATGACTCCGGGTACTTCTGTCAAGTTTGTCAGGACTGCTCCTTTGGGAGATCCCATAAATATTAAAGTAAGAGGATTCAATCTTGGAATCAGAAGAGCAGTGGCACAAAACATAATCTTAAAATAGCAAAAAGAGGTGATGCGCATGGGTACGACCTATGCTTTGACAGGAAACCCAAACTCGGGTAAAACGACAATTTTCAATGAGCTTACCGGATCAGCTCAGTATGTAGGAAACTGGAGTGGAGTTACAGTTGAAAAAAAGGAAGGAAACATTAGGAATACAGGCGTTCACATAGTGGACCTTCCCGGAATATATTCAATGTCATCGTCTTCCATTGACGAGATAATTGCCATGAATTACATCGTTCAAGACAAGCCTGATGGAATACTCAATGTAGTCAGCGCTTCAAATCTCGAAAGAAATCTATATCTAACCCTCCAAATTCTAGAGATGAATGTCCCTGTAGTCATCATATTAAATATGATGGATGAAGTGAAAAGGAGAAATATGGATGTCGATATTAAAAAACTTGGCGACATATTGGGCACTAAAATCATTTCTACAGGATCCAATGACAGAAGCGAGTTAAAAAAAATAAAACATATTGTTGATGAAGACAATAAAAGTATATTTGAAAGATTCTCTTATTTTTCTAAAGATATAATCGAAGCTGTCGACGATATTTCAAAAGCTGTATCAAAGTCGGATTTAGAATCCGGAATTGACGCCAAATGGTTGGCTCTAAAGATTTTGGAAAAGGATCAGGAAGTATTAAGTGCTTTAAAAGACATCGATGAGGGTCTTTTAAAAAAAGGTGAAGAATTAAAAGAAGAACTTGAAGCAAAATACAATGAAGACATTAAGCATTTGCTTGCCAAACAAAGGTACGCTTTTTTAAGTTTAACTGCAAAAAAAGTTATAAAGGATACGGAAGGCAACCTGGAAAAGGAGACCCTGACTGAAAAGCTGGATAAGTATCTGACTCACAGGATACTGTCCATACCGATTTTTTTAGGAATCATGTGGCTGATTTATTATATAACCATTACAGGCCTGGGAGATATGACCATTGGATTTATGGAATGGCTGATTGGAGACTTCATAACTGGAGCAGCGGAATCGGGATTGGCTTGGATCGGAGCTTCAGAGATGGTAGAAAGCCTGGTTGTTGACGGGATCATCGGAGGAGTGGGAGCCGTTCTTGTATTTGTGCCTCAAATCATGATATTGTTTTTCTTTATATCAATTCTCGAAGACAGCGGATATATGGCTAGGATAGCATTTATGATGGATAGAGTTTTTAAGAAGTTCGGGTTATCCGGAAAATCTATTATTCCGATGCTGGTAGGCTCGGGTTGTTCAGTGCCTGGGATAATGGCTACCAGAACACTTGAAAACGAGAGAGACAGAAAACTGACGATAATTTTGACGCCTTTTATATCCTGTGGAGCTAAAATGCCGGTTTATCTTTTGTTTGCCAGTGCCTTTTTTGCTTCAAGCGCTCACTGGGTGGTGTTTTCCCTTTATGTCTTGGGCATAGGGATCGCCATGGCCTCAGGGATGCTTTTGTCAAAACTTAGATACAAAGGTGAGGAATCAGGGTTTTTGTTGGAGCTTCCGCCCTATAGGATACCCGCTCTAAAAAGCGTGGCAATTCACATGTGGGATAAGGGAAAGGACTTTTTGATACGAGCGGGAACGGTGATATTTGCAGCTTCTGTTATACTGTGGTTCGCCCAATCCTTTGATTTTTCATTTTCCCATGTGGCAGATCCATCTCAAAGCATCCTGGCTATATTCGGAAAAGCGATTGCCCCGGTTTTTATCCCTCTAGGATTTGGAGACTGGATAACCTCGGTTGCATTCATAACCGGCTTTGCAGCTAAGGAAATTGTGATAAGTACGCTAAGCGTGCTTCATGGAGTGGGTGAAGGAGCTCTCGTTACATCATTGAGGGGCCTGTACACTCCCCTAAGCGCTTATTCATTCATGGTTTTTATACTGCTGGCATCACCGTGCTTTGCAGCTATAAGTGTTATGAAAAAGGAGCTTAATTCGTGGAAGGAAACCGGTTTTGCCGTCTTGTACCAAACTGGTACGGCTTATTTGATGGCAATGGCTGTATACCAGATAGGCAGCTTGTTTTTTTAAGGAGATTTTAATATGGGTGATTTGATGATACTAATACCCGTTTTGGTTCTTACCGGGTATATATTAGTAAGAGGCTTTAAGAATGTTAAAAAAGGAGAGTGCAGCTGTTCACAAGGGTGTTCAACCTGCGGCGAGATGGATAGCTGCAACGACATAAAGGATAAAACATAAAAGGGATGCCGCATTGTGATATGCGGCTCCCTTTTATGTTGTTAGAGGATTGAAATTTATCTGTACATTCTTGGTTTTATAAATCTTGTCCAAAAGCTCTTTGCCAAGGTCAATGGCTTCCTCCTGGGAAATTTCTACGCGTATATCTCTTGATTCCAGAAGATCGAATATGGAGTCGCGCACATATTTCTTTAGAGTATATCCTCCGAAAATCTTTTTTTGTATATGCACCTCGTAGTTTTCGTCATAAACGATTATGGATTCGTTGCCAAATTTTAGTTTCATGCTTAACACCTCGCGATCTTAACTTTTTAATATTAATTTTATGTGATATTATAATATATACCATCATATGCTTAAAAAAAACTTATTATATGAAAATATTAATAATTATTTTGGAGATAGATTCCCATGATCAACGAAAAACTAAAAGACTTGCCGGACAAGCCGGGAGTCTACTTGATGAAGAACTCAGAAAATCAAATAATATATGTAGGCAAGGCAAAAAATCTTAAGAACAGGGTGAAGCAGTATTTTCAGAAAAACAGCTCCCATGGCCTTAAAGTGTTGTCGATGGTCAGGAACATAGAAGATTTTGAGATTATAGTAACGGATAATGAGATTGAGGCATTGATCCTTGAGTACAATCTGATAAAAAAGCATCGCCCAAGATACAATATACTCTTGAAAGATGACAAATCATATCCGTACATCAAGGTCACTCTTAACGAACAATATCCCAGGGTTATGATGACTAGAAATGTCAAGAAGGATGGAGGACGGTATTTTGGACCATACACCAGTGCTTCTGCTGTTAAACAGACAGTGGAAGCCATCCATCAAACTTATAAGCTCAAGGTATGCAATAAAAAATTTGACAACGGCAACAACAACCAAAGGCCATGCCTAAATTACTACATCCACAGGTGTCCAGGGGTATGTACCGGAACAGTAGATAGGGATGAGTACATGAGAAGCGTTGGTGAAATCATAGAAATACTTAAGGGAAAAGACAAAATAATCGTAGACAAGCTGAGCAGAGACATGGCAGAAGCATCAGTTAAACTGGACTTTGAAACAGCTGCAAAGCTTAGAGATCAAATCCAGGGAATAAAAGCAATAGGTGAAAAGCAGAAAATAATTTTAGACATATATTCCGACCAGGATGTGGTAAACTACACTGCGGAAGGTAAAGATATATGCATACAAGTGTTTAATATTAGAGATGGGAAAATGCTTGGTAGAGAAACTCATATGATAGAGCTGGACGCATCTGGAGAAGACGTCCTGAACCAATTTGTAAAACAGTTTTACCACAGTCGTTCCATGATTCCAAAAGAGATAATTATACCACAGGATATAGAAGACAGAGAGACCATCGAAACCTGGCTCAGAGAGAAAAAGGGATCAAAGGTCAGTATAACTGTTCCATTCAAGGGAGACAAAAAGAAACTCTTGTCCATGGTGGAAGAGAATGCCAAGATCGCGCTGTTTGAGCACCTCAACAAGAAATTCAATAAAAATCAAGCTGAAAGCTTTTGCGGAAAATGGCTTGTAGAAAACCTAGGTTTGTCAGAATATCCCCAGAGGATAGAATCTTATGATATTTCCAACATAAGCGGAAAAGATGCCGTTGGTGGAATGGTGGTATTTCAAGGGTTCAAGTCGGACAAAAAGGCGTATAGAAGATTTAGGATAAAGTCTGTCGAAGGTCAGGATGACTTTGCAAGCACTCAAGAAATAATCTTCAGAAGGATCGAAAGAGGCCTGAGGGAAATGGGAAAAAAAGAAGACAAGTCAAGTTTTCTGCCCTTTCCCCAAGTCATACTCCTCGACGGAGGACTTGGGCATTTGAATGCGGCGAAGAAGATAGTCGACATGTATGATTTAGATATAACCCTTTGCGGCATGGTGAAAAACGACAAGCACAAGCTTGAAAAGCTTGTAATAGAAAGGGGAGTGGTAGAGATACCGCCAGCAACTCCCATATACTATTTTTTAAATGAAATCTCCGAAGAGGTACACAGGTTCGCCGTTGAATATCATAGAAAACTTAGAAGCGACGGGCTTAAAGTTTCAGAACTGTCCAAAATACAGGGGATAGGTCATAAGCGTCAACGGCTTCTATTAGAACACTTCAGAAGCCTGGAAAAAATAAAAAGAGCAGATTTGAACGAGCTTAAGAAAGTTAAAGGAATCGACAGCAGAACAGCTGAGTCGATATATCAGTATTTTAAAAAGGATTCAAATAATGCGGATAGTGACAAAAATAAAGAGGAGGAAGC contains the following coding sequences:
- a CDS encoding glycerophosphodiester phosphodiesterase, which codes for MTLVIAHRGASGYAPENTFASFEKALELNSDGIELDVHMTKDNRLVVIHDFTLKRTTGEKGRIKDFDYSDIKNLDAGSWFSDAYKHQQIPELIKVLEFLKTEDILINIEIKAGSRLYPYIEENLLEEISRISVKGKFLISSFDHHGIKRLKSLDPKIKTGVLSGSSMIDPCRYSREFVGADAYHPHYKTVDKDLIEESLKHHMPLNVYTVNRRRDAKKLADLNVNSIITNFPDKVMEALKGFSL
- a CDS encoding FeoA family protein; this encodes MTIIDLKPGQSGEILELELDRKMKNKLMEMGMTPGTSVKFVRTAPLGDPINIKVRGFNLGIRRAVAQNIILK
- the feoB gene encoding ferrous iron transport protein B — protein: MGTTYALTGNPNSGKTTIFNELTGSAQYVGNWSGVTVEKKEGNIRNTGVHIVDLPGIYSMSSSSIDEIIAMNYIVQDKPDGILNVVSASNLERNLYLTLQILEMNVPVVIILNMMDEVKRRNMDVDIKKLGDILGTKIISTGSNDRSELKKIKHIVDEDNKSIFERFSYFSKDIIEAVDDISKAVSKSDLESGIDAKWLALKILEKDQEVLSALKDIDEGLLKKGEELKEELEAKYNEDIKHLLAKQRYAFLSLTAKKVIKDTEGNLEKETLTEKLDKYLTHRILSIPIFLGIMWLIYYITITGLGDMTIGFMEWLIGDFITGAAESGLAWIGASEMVESLVVDGIIGGVGAVLVFVPQIMILFFFISILEDSGYMARIAFMMDRVFKKFGLSGKSIIPMLVGSGCSVPGIMATRTLENERDRKLTIILTPFISCGAKMPVYLLFASAFFASSAHWVVFSLYVLGIGIAMASGMLLSKLRYKGEESGFLLELPPYRIPALKSVAIHMWDKGKDFLIRAGTVIFAASVILWFAQSFDFSFSHVADPSQSILAIFGKAIAPVFIPLGFGDWITSVAFITGFAAKEIVISTLSVLHGVGEGALVTSLRGLYTPLSAYSFMVFILLASPCFAAISVMKKELNSWKETGFAVLYQTGTAYLMAMAVYQIGSLFF
- a CDS encoding FeoB-associated Cys-rich membrane protein is translated as MGDLMILIPVLVLTGYILVRGFKNVKKGECSCSQGCSTCGEMDSCNDIKDKT
- the uvrC gene encoding excinuclease ABC subunit UvrC, which gives rise to MINEKLKDLPDKPGVYLMKNSENQIIYVGKAKNLKNRVKQYFQKNSSHGLKVLSMVRNIEDFEIIVTDNEIEALILEYNLIKKHRPRYNILLKDDKSYPYIKVTLNEQYPRVMMTRNVKKDGGRYFGPYTSASAVKQTVEAIHQTYKLKVCNKKFDNGNNNQRPCLNYYIHRCPGVCTGTVDRDEYMRSVGEIIEILKGKDKIIVDKLSRDMAEASVKLDFETAAKLRDQIQGIKAIGEKQKIILDIYSDQDVVNYTAEGKDICIQVFNIRDGKMLGRETHMIELDASGEDVLNQFVKQFYHSRSMIPKEIIIPQDIEDRETIETWLREKKGSKVSITVPFKGDKKKLLSMVEENAKIALFEHLNKKFNKNQAESFCGKWLVENLGLSEYPQRIESYDISNISGKDAVGGMVVFQGFKSDKKAYRRFRIKSVEGQDDFASTQEIIFRRIERGLREMGKKEDKSSFLPFPQVILLDGGLGHLNAAKKIVDMYDLDITLCGMVKNDKHKLEKLVIERGVVEIPPATPIYYFLNEISEEVHRFAVEYHRKLRSDGLKVSELSKIQGIGHKRQRLLLEHFRSLEKIKRADLNELKKVKGIDSRTAESIYQYFKKDSNNADSDKNKEEEAH